One segment of Podospora pseudopauciseta strain CBS 411.78 chromosome 5 map unlocalized CBS411.78m_5.2, whole genome shotgun sequence DNA contains the following:
- a CDS encoding uncharacterized protein (COG:S; EggNog:ENOG503NYJZ), translated as MPRRLQDRSEWKETPFDLVPQWTRDPSIPAIEVVCREHLCIPPEDPCTVFFHTSGLFNKLYIVEYAQRRVIMKVTLPVYPGLKTRAEVATLRWVRENTMIPVPEALGFDDSNDNKIGFEWILMEFIEGTPAHKRWRTMSMEQKVAFTKQLATFQAELSGFGKPEAMLRGIGTLELREFEKGKEIEGLGKVAPGLLVSHEFFMGDRFQYDIPRGPFHSSRDWLTAELNIVMLDQKAIIDSSEDQDDKEDAEEVITVAQKLLSLIPKVFPPNLDEPETAVLYHHDLHLKNILVSEEGEITAVLDWECVSAMPLWMTTKVPRFLDEPVREEEPQRDTYADETLEQAAAAAERRHDPDYLDSEGKNSLYFIHKMEYEATQLRKVYKATLRQLWPGCPQGEETLMAVNFHHAVSQCDGIWVKMAGRWADRVLAGESILLEDA; from the coding sequence ATGCCGCGACGACTTCAGGATAGGTCCGAATGGAAAGAGACACCCTTCGACCTCGTGCCACAATGGACGCGAGACCCTTCCATTCCCGCCATCGAAGTTGTGTGTCGGGAGCACCTGTGCATCCCTCCGGAAGACCCCTGCACCGTGTTTTTCCACACCTCTGGTCTCTTTAACAAACTCTACATTGTTGAATACGCCCAACGCCGTGTCATCATGAAGGTCACGCTGCCTGTGTATCCCGGCCTCAAAACGCGTGCCGAAGTGGCCACACTGCGGTGGGTGCGCGAAAACACCATGATTCCGGTTCCCGAGGCACTGGGCTTTGACGACAGTAACGATAATAAAATCGGATTTGAGTGGATCTTGATGGAGTTTATAGAGGGCACACCAGCACATAAACGGTGGCGGACCATGTCGATGGAGCAGAAAGTCGCTTTCACAAAACAACTCGCGACATTCCAAGCTGAGCTTTCGGGCTTTGGGAAACCAGAGGCCATGCTCCGTGGAATAGGAACGCTGGAACTCCGGGAGTTtgagaaggggaaagagaTCGAAGGCCTGGGAAAGGTTGCTCCCGGTCTGCTTGTGTCCCATGAGTTCTTTATGGGTGATCGATTTCAGTACGATATCCCAAGGGGTCCCTTTCACTCCAGCCGCGACTGGCTCACCGCAGAGTTGAACATCGTCATGCTTGACCAGAAAGCAATCATCGACAGCTCCGAAGACCAAGACGACAAAGAAGATGCTGAAGAGGTTATTACGGTGGCGCAGAAATTGCTCTCTCTTATTCCCAAAGTGTTCCCTCCCAACCTGGACGAGCCAGAGACAGCAGTTCTTTACCACCACGATCTCCACCTTAAAAACATCTTGGTaagcgaggaaggggaaatcACAGCCGTTTTGGATTGGGAATGCGTCTCGGCTATGCCTCTCTGGATGACGACCAAGGTTCCCAGATTTCTTGATGAGCCTGTTCGAGAGGAGGAGCCGCAACGGGACACGTATGCCGATGAGACACTTGAGCAGGCTGCGGCCGCGGCAGAAAGGCGCCATGATCCGGACTACCTCGACAGTGAAGGCAAAAACAGTCTGTACTTCATCCATAAAATGGAGTACGAAGCAACGCAGTTGCGGAAAGTTTACAAAGCGACCTTGAGACAGTTATGGCCGGGTTGCCCACAGGGAGAAGAaaccttgatggcggtgaACTTCCACCATGCTGTATCACAATGCGACGGGATATGGGTGAAAATGGCAGGCAGATGGGCTGACCGCGTGTTGGCCGGTGAGTCCATACTGTTGGAGGACGCCTGA